The Dokdonella sp. nucleotide sequence AGGGATTCGAGGTTCGGAAAGGTGGTTCGCGGAAGCGCTTGAGTTCGAGCTCTCCGCTGGTCACCCGCCGCGAATCACGGGCCCCCGCTCTAACGAAGGAGTGCCAATGGCTCTCAATCTGTCCCAGAAGAAAGAAGTCGTCGCCGAATTGTCCGGCGTCGCGGGCACGGCCCACTCCCTGATCGCAGCCGAGTATGCAGGCACCACGGTCGAGCAGTTGACCGCGATGCGCAGGAAGGCACGCGAAACCGGCGTCTACCTGCGTGTCGTCAAGAACACGCTCGCCTCGCGTGCCGTCGCCGGCACCGAGTTCGAGTGCGTGCAAGACTCGCTCGTCGGTCCGCTGCTGTATGCGTTCTCGACCGAGGAGCCCGGCGCAGCCGGCCGCCTCATCAAGGAGTTCGCCAAGTCGAACGACAAGCTGAAGCCGAA carries:
- the rplJ gene encoding 50S ribosomal protein L10, with the protein product MALNLSQKKEVVAELSGVAGTAHSLIAAEYAGTTVEQLTAMRRKARETGVYLRVVKNTLASRAVAGTEFECVQDSLVGPLLYAFSTEEPGAAGRLIKEFAKSNDKLKPKVVAVGGQQYPASHVDVLAALPTRDQALAMLARVLAEPAAMFARAVKAVADKQGGGDVPAAAETA